From Spirosoma aerolatum, one genomic window encodes:
- a CDS encoding lactate utilization protein B: protein MEKVEKDHAALAEEFIKDEERVDWHDGALWWIRQKRDMAAKNIPEWEALREAASQIKNNVLSNLHDYLLEFEANVTKNGIKVHWAADAEEHNAIVYSILKEKGIEQMVKSKSMLTEECHLNEYLIERGIDVINSDLGEYIQQLDNEPPSHIVLPCIHKRKEEIGEIFHEHLGTEKGVSDPTTLTRFARRHLRNVFVTRRAALTGVNFAVAATGEYVVCTNEGNADMGAHLSEVQIASMGIEKIIPQKKHLGIFLRLLARSATGQPITIYSSHFKKPREGQEMHLILVDMGRSRQLGRPDFRDSLKCIRCGSCMNTCPVYRKSGGLSYHNTVAGPIGAILAPNLDMRKHADLPFASTLCGSCSNVCPVKINIHEQLYKWRQVIVQEGYAANTKVLGIKAMAWTLSSPTSYSTIGKAGRWVLNNIPFAVNNKFNPWYRQRDMPDSPKESFGEWYAKNEKK from the coding sequence ATGGAAAAAGTAGAAAAAGACCACGCAGCCCTGGCCGAAGAGTTTATCAAAGACGAAGAGCGGGTCGACTGGCACGATGGCGCCCTCTGGTGGATTCGGCAAAAGCGCGATATGGCGGCCAAAAACATACCGGAATGGGAAGCCTTACGCGAAGCGGCCTCACAGATCAAAAACAACGTGCTGTCGAACCTGCACGACTATCTGCTGGAATTTGAAGCCAACGTAACAAAGAATGGAATCAAGGTGCACTGGGCGGCTGATGCCGAGGAGCATAATGCCATTGTATACTCGATTCTGAAAGAAAAAGGCATCGAGCAGATGGTCAAGAGCAAATCCATGCTCACGGAAGAGTGTCATCTGAACGAGTACCTCATTGAGCGCGGCATCGACGTAATCAATTCCGACCTGGGCGAATACATTCAGCAGTTGGACAATGAGCCACCCAGCCACATTGTGCTGCCCTGCATTCATAAACGCAAAGAGGAAATCGGTGAGATTTTTCATGAGCATCTGGGCACCGAAAAAGGCGTATCGGACCCGACGACGCTCACCCGATTCGCCCGCCGACACCTGCGCAATGTGTTCGTAACGCGCCGGGCTGCGCTTACGGGTGTCAATTTTGCCGTCGCCGCAACGGGTGAATATGTCGTGTGTACCAACGAAGGCAATGCCGATATGGGTGCTCATTTGTCGGAGGTGCAGATTGCGTCGATGGGGATCGAAAAGATTATCCCGCAGAAGAAACACCTCGGTATTTTCCTGCGATTGCTGGCCCGTAGTGCTACCGGCCAACCGATTACGATTTATTCGAGCCATTTCAAAAAGCCGCGTGAAGGACAGGAAATGCACCTGATTCTGGTTGATATGGGCCGTAGTCGGCAGTTGGGTCGTCCCGATTTCCGGGATTCACTGAAATGTATCCGCTGCGGAAGTTGCATGAACACGTGCCCCGTATACCGGAAAAGTGGAGGGCTTAGTTACCACAATACCGTTGCCGGGCCAATTGGCGCTATTCTGGCTCCGAATCTGGATATGCGTAAACATGCCGATTTGCCTTTTGCATCCACCCTTTGTGGCTCCTGCTCAAACGTTTGTCCGGTCAAGATCAACATTCATGAGCAGTTGTATAAGTGGCGGCAGGTAATTGTGCAGGAAGGCTATGCGGCTAATACCAAAGTGTTGGGTATCAAGGCAATGGCCTGGACACTATCCTCGCCTACTTCGTATTCGACGATTGGCAAGGCCGGGCGGTGGGTTCTGAATAATATTCCATTTGCGGTCAACAACAAGTTCAACCCCTGGTACAGGCAGCGTGATATGCCCGATAGCCCAAAAGAGTCATTCGGGGAGTGGTATGCGAAAAATGAAAAGAAATAG
- a CDS encoding zinc-dependent alcohol dehydrogenase family protein, with the protein MKIRAAVLHEMGKERPYTTSKPLMIQELDLQAPQEDEVLVKIRAAGLCHSDLSVIDGNRPRQMPMALGHEAAGEVVELGPGVHDLAVGDHIVFSFLPICGHCMPCMTGRPALCENGLAANNKGELMNGGMRLQDQQQHPVHHHMGVSGFAEYSVVSRKSIVRIDPTLPFDIAALFGCAIMTGVGAVINTAKLTLGQTVLITGMGGIGFAALLGALAGGASKIIVADVNKDKLAKALELGAHHVVDSSEANAVEQVKDLTRGGVDIGFEFAGVVPALEFTYNATGRGGKTVTAGLPHPSKMLQLSPTKLVADERTLQGSYIGSCVPARDIPAYISLYQAGRLPVDKLMTHKIRLDDINEGFERLAKGEAIRQVITF; encoded by the coding sequence ATGAAAATTAGGGCAGCCGTATTACACGAAATGGGCAAAGAACGCCCATACACCACGAGTAAACCGCTTATGATTCAGGAGCTTGACTTACAGGCCCCACAGGAGGATGAAGTGCTGGTGAAAATCAGAGCCGCTGGTCTGTGTCATTCCGATCTGTCGGTCATTGATGGGAACCGCCCGCGACAGATGCCGATGGCGCTTGGCCACGAAGCCGCCGGTGAGGTGGTCGAACTGGGGCCGGGTGTACACGATCTGGCCGTTGGCGATCATATCGTGTTTTCCTTTCTGCCCATTTGTGGTCATTGTATGCCTTGTATGACCGGACGCCCGGCGCTCTGCGAAAATGGATTGGCTGCCAACAACAAGGGAGAATTGATGAACGGAGGCATGCGCCTTCAGGACCAGCAGCAACATCCGGTTCATCACCATATGGGCGTGTCGGGTTTTGCCGAATACAGTGTGGTATCGCGTAAATCTATTGTCAGAATCGATCCAACCTTACCCTTCGATATTGCCGCCCTGTTTGGGTGCGCTATCATGACGGGTGTAGGAGCCGTAATCAATACCGCCAAACTAACGCTTGGCCAAACCGTACTCATTACGGGTATGGGCGGAATCGGCTTTGCTGCCCTGCTGGGTGCGTTGGCGGGTGGAGCCAGTAAAATTATTGTAGCCGATGTCAATAAAGACAAACTCGCCAAAGCGCTCGAACTGGGTGCCCATCATGTTGTTGATTCATCGGAAGCGAATGCGGTCGAGCAGGTGAAAGACCTCACACGTGGCGGTGTCGATATTGGATTTGAGTTTGCCGGGGTAGTTCCTGCGCTGGAGTTTACCTATAACGCAACCGGACGCGGTGGCAAGACCGTTACGGCAGGTTTACCCCACCCCAGTAAGATGTTACAGCTCTCTCCAACCAAACTGGTGGCCGATGAACGTACATTACAGGGTTCCTACATCGGTAGTTGTGTTCCGGCGCGGGATATTCCGGCTTACATTTCCCTCTACCAGGCCGGTCGCTTGCCCGTCGATAAACTAATGACGCACAAGATTCGTCTGGACGATATAAATGAAGGTTTCGAACGACTGGCGAAAGGAGAAGCTATCCGTCAGGTAATCACTTTTTAA
- a CDS encoding (Fe-S)-binding protein: protein MTVGLFIPCYVNQFYPSAAIATLQLLQKLGVKVVYPPRQTCCGQPMANSGFEHLTQECNNLFLENFAEFDYIVAPSASCVLHVKDHLHSTEDPAKAERVRSKTYELVEFLTDVLKVDKLAARFPHKVGIHQSCHGLRGLHLAQMSELNAAPFSKPVRLLHMVDGLELVTLERPDECCGFGGTFCVAEEAVSVKMGKDRVSDHLRHGAEYITSVDLSCLMHMEGILQRNKSAVKAVHIAEILNATR from the coding sequence ATGACCGTCGGACTTTTTATCCCTTGTTACGTCAATCAGTTTTATCCCAGCGCGGCTATTGCTACCCTGCAATTACTCCAAAAATTAGGGGTAAAGGTGGTCTATCCACCGCGTCAGACCTGTTGTGGCCAGCCGATGGCAAACTCAGGATTCGAACATCTGACGCAGGAGTGCAACAACCTGTTTCTGGAAAACTTTGCGGAGTTCGACTACATTGTAGCGCCTTCGGCCAGTTGTGTATTGCACGTGAAAGATCACCTGCACTCGACCGAAGATCCGGCCAAAGCGGAGCGGGTTCGGTCAAAAACGTATGAACTGGTGGAGTTTCTGACCGATGTACTTAAGGTCGATAAGCTGGCGGCCCGTTTTCCGCATAAAGTAGGCATTCACCAAAGCTGTCACGGATTACGCGGTCTACATCTGGCCCAGATGAGCGAACTCAATGCGGCTCCGTTTTCCAAGCCTGTTCGACTATTACATATGGTGGATGGGCTGGAGCTGGTCACGCTGGAGCGGCCCGACGAGTGCTGCGGGTTTGGTGGTACGTTCTGCGTAGCCGAAGAAGCCGTTTCGGTCAAGATGGGTAAAGATCGGGTATCGGACCACCTGCGGCACGGGGCTGAGTATATCACCTCGGTCGACCTATCCTGCCTGATGCACATGGAAGGTATTTTACAACGGAACAAGAGCGCTGTAAAAGCGGTACACATTGCTGAAATTTTAAACGCGACCCGGTAA
- a CDS encoding MFS transporter has protein sequence MIEPVYKNKSTTASRKSLIRQLLQIPVIVAALGYFVDIYDLLLFSIVRVQSLKDLGVADADMLPTGIYLINMQMAGLLVGGIIWGILGDKRGRLSVLFGSILIYSLANIANGVVTSVDQYALLRFIAGIGLAGELGAGITLVAEILPKEIRGYGTSLVASVGLLGAVLAYFIADMFAWRNAYFIGGGLGLLLLLMRVSVIESGIFTSVKERETVSRGNFMKLFSSWGQFSKYVRCILIGLPVWFVAGILMTFSPEFGKALHLSEPIVAGKAVMWEYIGLSIGDLSSGVFSQYMNSRKKVLAMFLLLTATLVAVYLYVPFQSAAVFYAICVGLGVGVGYWALFVTIAAEQFGTNLRATVATTVPNFVRGSINIMTPLFLLFKGELGIINGAALLGLLTISIAYLGLWKMEETFGKDLDFLED, from the coding sequence ATGATTGAGCCTGTTTACAAGAATAAATCGACAACCGCGAGCCGTAAGTCGCTGATTCGCCAGTTGCTGCAAATTCCCGTTATCGTAGCGGCATTGGGTTACTTCGTCGACATCTACGACTTGCTGCTGTTCAGTATCGTACGGGTGCAAAGCCTCAAGGATTTGGGCGTTGCTGATGCTGACATGCTTCCAACGGGTATCTACCTCATCAATATGCAGATGGCGGGTCTGCTGGTCGGGGGTATTATCTGGGGCATTCTGGGTGATAAACGCGGGCGCCTGTCGGTCTTGTTTGGCTCCATCCTGATTTACTCGTTAGCTAATATTGCCAACGGCGTAGTTACCTCGGTCGATCAGTATGCGCTGCTTCGGTTCATAGCCGGTATTGGCCTGGCTGGCGAACTGGGGGCCGGTATCACGCTGGTGGCCGAAATTCTTCCAAAGGAAATTCGAGGGTATGGCACGTCGCTGGTAGCCTCGGTCGGGCTGTTGGGGGCCGTACTGGCCTACTTTATCGCCGATATGTTTGCCTGGCGAAATGCCTACTTCATTGGGGGAGGCTTAGGGCTTTTGTTGCTGCTGATGCGGGTAAGCGTGATTGAATCGGGCATTTTTACCAGCGTCAAAGAGCGGGAAACGGTGTCGAGGGGGAATTTTATGAAGTTATTTTCGTCCTGGGGGCAGTTTAGCAAGTACGTGCGCTGCATCCTGATCGGCCTTCCGGTCTGGTTTGTGGCCGGTATCCTGATGACGTTCTCACCCGAATTTGGAAAAGCCTTACATCTGAGTGAGCCTATCGTGGCCGGAAAAGCGGTTATGTGGGAATATATTGGCCTATCGATTGGCGATCTGTCTAGTGGGGTATTTAGCCAGTATATGAACAGTCGGAAGAAGGTACTGGCGATGTTTCTGTTACTGACCGCTACGTTGGTGGCGGTCTATCTGTACGTGCCGTTCCAGTCGGCCGCTGTGTTTTATGCCATCTGTGTGGGTTTAGGCGTTGGTGTAGGATACTGGGCCTTGTTTGTTACCATTGCCGCTGAGCAGTTTGGCACCAACCTCCGCGCTACCGTTGCGACGACTGTACCCAATTTTGTCCGGGGAAGCATCAATATTATGACGCCCTTATTTCTGCTTTTCAAAGGCGAACTGGGCATCATCAACGGGGCTGCTTTACTGGGTTTGCTGACCATTTCCATTGCGTATCTTGGGCTATGGAAAATGGAAGAAACATTTGGGAAAGACCTGGATTTTCTGGAAGACTGA
- a CDS encoding NAD-dependent succinate-semialdehyde dehydrogenase: protein MITSEDRMVPNSLIRTQGYVNGKWVSAASGATFDVTNPATGEVIASVTDMDQSDVRQAIEAAHAAWPAFRDLTAKERSSMLKKWFALILENKDELARLMTMECGKVITESRGEVDYGASFIEWFAEEARRTYGDVIPANTRDKRLVTIKQSIGVVATITPWNFPLAMITRKVGPALAAGCPVIVKPPSETPLTALAVSELAEKAGFPPGVYNTITTSKNAEVGLELCENSKVRKLSFTGSTATGKLLMKQCASNLKKISLELGGNAPFIVFEDADLDAAVKGAMASKFRNSGQTCVCVNRLYVHDAVYNAFVEKLSKAVGALQVGNGLDAQSQIGPLINEKGLDKVKRHVADALAKGAHVHMGGHELEGLFFQPTILTDATADMIIAQDEVFGPVAPIFRFTDEQEVIRQANDTPYGLASYFYSKDINRCWRVAEALDYGMVGINEGMISTEVAPFGGVKESGIGREGSKYGMDYFTEIKYMCFGGM from the coding sequence ATGATCACTTCTGAAGATCGTATGGTGCCCAATTCGCTTATCCGAACGCAGGGGTATGTGAACGGGAAATGGGTAAGTGCCGCTAGTGGGGCTACGTTCGATGTAACGAACCCAGCTACGGGTGAGGTGATTGCGTCCGTGACCGACATGGATCAGAGCGATGTGCGACAGGCCATTGAAGCGGCCCACGCAGCCTGGCCAGCCTTCCGTGATCTGACGGCCAAAGAGCGGTCGTCGATGCTCAAGAAATGGTTCGCGCTGATTCTGGAAAATAAAGACGAACTGGCCCGACTCATGACCATGGAGTGCGGTAAGGTAATCACCGAAAGCCGGGGCGAAGTGGACTATGGCGCATCGTTCATCGAGTGGTTTGCCGAAGAAGCCCGTCGCACCTACGGTGATGTGATTCCGGCCAACACCAGAGACAAACGGCTGGTTACCATCAAACAATCAATCGGAGTTGTTGCGACTATTACGCCCTGGAATTTTCCGTTGGCCATGATTACTCGCAAGGTCGGTCCGGCGCTGGCGGCTGGCTGCCCGGTCATTGTGAAGCCCCCGTCCGAAACGCCCTTGACGGCCTTGGCGGTGTCTGAACTGGCCGAAAAAGCAGGGTTTCCGCCGGGTGTGTACAACACGATCACCACCTCGAAAAACGCAGAGGTTGGCCTGGAGCTTTGCGAAAATAGCAAAGTACGTAAGCTATCGTTTACTGGCTCAACGGCAACGGGCAAACTTCTGATGAAGCAGTGCGCGTCGAATCTGAAAAAAATCTCGCTCGAACTCGGGGGTAATGCACCCTTTATTGTCTTTGAGGATGCTGACCTGGATGCCGCCGTGAAAGGGGCAATGGCCTCGAAGTTTCGCAACAGCGGCCAGACCTGCGTGTGCGTCAACCGCTTGTATGTGCATGATGCCGTCTACAATGCGTTCGTCGAAAAGCTATCGAAGGCGGTAGGAGCGTTGCAGGTAGGAAATGGGCTGGACGCTCAGTCGCAGATTGGCCCACTGATCAACGAAAAAGGTCTCGACAAAGTAAAACGCCATGTGGCCGATGCACTGGCTAAAGGGGCTCATGTGCATATGGGTGGGCATGAACTGGAAGGGCTATTTTTCCAGCCAACGATCCTGACCGATGCTACTGCCGATATGATTATCGCTCAGGATGAGGTATTTGGCCCTGTGGCCCCCATCTTCCGGTTTACCGATGAACAGGAGGTGATTCGGCAGGCCAACGATACCCCTTACGGACTGGCGTCTTATTTCTATAGCAAAGACATTAACCGTTGCTGGCGGGTGGCCGAAGCGCTGGATTATGGCATGGTTGGAATAAACGAAGGCATGATTTCGACCGAAGTGGCCCCTTTTGGGGGCGTTAAAGAATCTGGTATCGGGCGGGAAGGCTCCAAATACGGCATGGACTATTTCACCGAAATCAAATACATGTGCTTTGGGGGAATGTAA
- a CDS encoding LutC/YkgG family protein translates to MSTRERILADVLKNQPSASPLPDMSAFKGKNQDVVATYCEVFTGIGGKAFRVKSFAEIKHLIAEQFDTAQRIITSLAELSDSFETLSTDVDPHTFDDVDVAVIEAELAVAENGAVWLPEQRMGQRIVPYICQHLAVVIPTERIVPTLHEAYAKIGEGDYGFAAFIGGPSKTADIEQALVLGAHGPISMTVFVLE, encoded by the coding sequence ATGAGTACGAGAGAACGAATACTAGCTGATGTGTTAAAAAACCAGCCTTCGGCCAGCCCATTGCCTGATATGAGTGCCTTCAAAGGGAAGAATCAGGATGTTGTTGCGACCTATTGTGAGGTGTTTACCGGAATTGGTGGTAAAGCCTTTCGGGTTAAAAGTTTTGCCGAAATCAAACACCTGATTGCCGAACAGTTTGATACAGCCCAACGCATCATTACGTCCCTGGCTGAGCTGAGCGATTCGTTTGAAACGTTATCGACGGATGTTGACCCCCATACATTCGATGATGTTGACGTAGCCGTGATTGAGGCCGAACTGGCCGTTGCCGAAAATGGCGCTGTCTGGCTACCCGAACAGCGCATGGGACAGCGTATTGTACCGTATATCTGCCAGCATCTGGCGGTGGTCATACCTACTGAACGAATCGTTCCCACGCTCCATGAAGCCTATGCAAAAATCGGTGAGGGCGATTACGGCTTTGCGGCTTTTATTGGTGGCCCCTCGAAAACCGCCGACATCGAACAGGCATTAGTGTTGGGCGCACACGGCCCCATCT